CATGAGCCCAAGAGCTTTGAAATAATTTCCACATGTGTTTATATGCCCACCACAGTTTTAGAGGCACATAACAGCATGGCTATGTTTTATGGAGGTTCGTACTGCACTGTTTTTACTGTCTGCAAAGtttaatttgaagaaattttaaagtatttttctctcaaatacttaaAGTACTGCCTCATATGCTGTTGGTATCATATAACTGTTCATGGCTGTTCTTATGGCACTTACTTAATCCATCAATGCTGATTGGTTTATAGTTTTACGAAGACCTGTTCTCTCGAATATTCCAAGTACTCATTCGTATGCTCTACAAGTAGgaatttggtaccattttacAGCATTTGTAGAAACAGATCATAATACAACGTGGTCCATACAATACTTATCTCCAGCCACTCAAATGTTCTtgttctcaaatactccaagtactctTTCGTATAATTTTATAAATACCTATACCGCACGGACTTTCTGGATCTAAGCAGATAGATGCATAGATTttatgaagaatttttttttttcaaatactccaagtactctTTCGTCTGGTTTTGCAACTAAATGTTATTTCATCCGTttcgtagaggttagcatatccgccaatgacgccgaacgcctgggttcaaatcccagaccgaacatcagaaaaatattcagcgatggttatacccttactaatgttggcttaatttgtgaggtattctgccaGGTTAAAACTTATCTACCAAATGATGTCGCTAtccggtacgccgttcggactcgggatAAAAAAACAGGCCGCTTACAATTGAGATTAAAAATTAATCgagctgcactcattgatatgagagaagtatcacctattcctaaatggaatttcatgcgaaatttagttttagtCATTTTACTAACCGGCAAGccattggctcctgctgccttttaTTCATTAGTGCTGCCTAATGCTTCTTCAATGACCTATACGACACAGGCTTTCTGCCTCTATGCAGATAGATTCATCGATTTATGAAGAAGTTTttttcaaatactccaagtactctTTCGTCTGGTTTCGGAACTAAATGTCATTTCAACTGGCAAGCCATTGGCTCCTGCTGTCGTTTATGCATTACTACCGCCTAATTCTTCAACGGAATAGCAGTTAGCAGTATTACCAAACTTTCCATTATTTCGAagattgtataaaatttctattaacattttaattacgctcaattaatttcgtgattaatTCTGTGTATATGAAATAAATGCTAGTAGACTATATTAAATCGAGTTTTAATTTtctaatgtcgccgaaatggAAGTAAACTTCTGCAACTATTCTCCTCATTATTTAAATccgttttgtttttcattttatctAAGATTAACTAAGAAAATTATctagaagaagaaaacaaagcCAACTAATTGTGATACTaggaaacaacaaaattttggatGAAATGATTCGATGAATTGTAATATGAATCAATGCTGTGCTTATTGTGTGCCGAAGGGATTGCCACCGGGTATATCCAAATTACCGCCACTGGTTTGATAAGTGCCATAGGCAGTGCCATTGGGATTCATTTCATTTAGACGGGTATTGGATAGAGCGCGAGGTATGGGATTACTGGGAACACCATGAGGTGCCAAATGTGAAGTCTCCTCGGCCACCTTAAGAAGCAAAGAAGAGAAAAGAAACTTTATAACCATGTTCTGCCTAATTTCTAAGCCTTCAACTCACCTGATGAGGATCTTCTGTTACTGGAATCTCCGATATGAAACCTTGCTCCTTGCGATAGAAATTCACAAAGATAAACAGACCCAATACGAACAGACAGCAAATGCCATACCAACGGAATGTCACCGTTGTGCCATAGTACGTCACAAACATACCTCCAATGATGGCACCACAACCACGCCCCAGACCATGATGTATGCCCTGTAGCACACCCTGCGAAGAACTTCTCAAATGTTTTGGTGTATTATGAGCAATGTACGAACACGAGGCAGCCCACACAGCGGCATGCGTTATACCCTGCATCAATTCGAAGGGCAAGACCATCCAGGGATTCGAGATGTAGGAGATGTACAAGAAACGCACCACATTGCCCATCAGGCCCAGACACAATACCTTGACATGGCCTATCTTGGTGATCAAACGGAAGCTAAAGAAGTAGGCGAAAATTTCCGATACATGATTAATGACCGAGGCCACACCAAAGAGAGTGGGTGTGCCTCCAAAGTCCTGCAAATGCCAGAACAGGAAAGTGAATATCAGGCCAATGCCGAAACCCATGAACCAGGCCACAAACAAAAATGAGGCTGTCTTCAAATCCTTTATGTGGGTCAACACCGTCATCCATTCGGGCATTTCTTTGTTGGTTTGGGCAAACATTTTCGACTCGGCCCCTATATTCGGTGTGGGACCTCCCATGCCGGAAGCGGCTCCCGTCTCAGCACCACTAGAGCCAGCCACAGCCAAAGAGGGTAGATTCAGCTGAGCCGCCAATTGATTCATGGACTCATCTTCCGCCTTCTTATTGGGATCAATAACATTTTGTTGCTGCTGCACTTCCAGATCCAAGGGTTCATACTTAAAGGTAATCTTGGTGGCCGATATAATGGCACATGTCATGAGTACAGTGAAAATAGCAAAGCACACATTGTAGTTCTTCTCCATGTGGCCTGCACCACAGGGATGGTGGGAGAACGAAGTGGAGTGATCCAAAACAATGCCCACCACAAACATGGAAATACCCCAACCCAGAGAGCCAAACATGCGTTGATGGCCATATTTGTCAGAGTCCTCGCCCAGCAGGGTTATAACAGCAGAATCGGCCAAAGTAATGGCGGGGGCACTAAAGAACTCGCCTAT
The genomic region above belongs to Stomoxys calcitrans chromosome 5, idStoCalc2.1, whole genome shotgun sequence and contains:
- the LOC106096308 gene encoding major facilitator superfamily domain-containing protein 6, yielding MAQYGGGAPNPFGAPSGMGGYEQQQSQFGDYGGGGGGYDQSGGYGQDAGYGQGMGATGVPQQPYGVAARPRVDVEAEGEVDPTLYPEPKEATNKIRGHADVVEMLFGPTEHELIPVKSFYFFFYAAFGSLFPLMGVYFKQMGMNPGQCGILIGMRPFVEFLSAPFWGSYADRCRQGKKLLLGSLACWILFTIPLSFIKPEPVKCIEHNATGYVLTYTRSKRDLSAFNIADNLGNSVESFDSEAAIKGTQTKPPTEALEESHSRRKRSIFPRIDAGISPVHIRFVSNYDAKEHNDYVTPIFSSMVYRTPDIQKAFFLLLLVILIGEFFSAPAITLADSAVITLLGEDSDKYGHQRMFGSLGWGISMFVVGIVLDHSTSFSHHPCGAGHMEKNYNVCFAIFTVLMTCAIISATKITFKYEPLDLEVQQQQNVIDPNKKAEDESMNQLAAQLNLPSLAVAGSSGAETGAASGMGGPTPNIGAESKMFAQTNKEMPEWMTVLTHIKDLKTASFLFVAWFMGFGIGLIFTFLFWHLQDFGGTPTLFGVASVINHVSEIFAYFFSFRLITKIGHVKVLCLGLMGNVVRFLYISYISNPWMVLPFELMQGITHAAVWAASCSYIAHNTPKHLRSSSQGVLQGIHHGLGRGCGAIIGGMFVTYYGTTVTFRWYGICCLFVLGLFIFVNFYRKEQGFISEIPVTEDPHQVAEETSHLAPHGVPSNPIPRALSNTRLNEMNPNGTAYGTYQTSGGNLDIPGGNPFGTQ